TAACAATTCCGTCTGGAACAAAAATTTTACCCCACCGGTATTATTTAATGTCTTCTTCGTCTCAATATTTTACTACCACAGTTTCTGATCTAACCCATAATTCATATTTGGCTCTGGCTGATGGCACAGCAGGAGATCCGCGAGGGATCAGAATAATTACTGCTGATAATATGGTAATAGATACAATAATATACGAAGCGGACGGCGGAACTGATAATTCCCTTGCGGAGGGTGGGAAGACAGCTCCTGCCCCTAATTATCGTGCCAACACTTATAACAGAAGCGTAGAAAGAAAGCCTGGTGGAGAAAGTGGCAACGGACAAGATACAAATATCAATGGTCATGATTTTTTTGTAAGAGATCAAAGGGACCCAACGAACTCTCAAGCCTTACCTCGACCACCAATTGAGCAACCACCGTCGTCGCAACCGCAATGCGGAAACGGTACCTGTGAAACAGGAGAAAGTTCAGAAAACTGTCCCCAAGATTGTCAGTTAAATCAACCAGTTTGCGGTAATAATCTTAAAGAAGAAAAGGAAGAATGTGACAAGACTGATTTGGCCGGCCAAACTTGTATGACGCTCGGCTTTGTGAGTGGCACTTTAAGCTGTAATAATAATTGTACTTTTAATACCTCTCAATGTACTTCTGGCGGTAGCTATCCACCGCCGATAGTTGAACAAGTCAAGCCAGGCGATATTGCTATTAATGAATTTGTTTCTGATCCGGTTGATGGTGAAGAGGAGTGGATTGAGCTCTATAATAACACTGACAAAGAAATTGATTTAACAAATTGGCAAATTGAAGAAGGATCGGGGGTACGAACAACTTTGTCCGGCACAATTAGTTCAAAGAGTTTTTTTGTTGTTGAAAAAATTAAAGGTTATTTAAACAACTCAGGTGACATTATTATTTTAAGAGGGGCCAATGGTCGAATTATTGATCAAGTTGTTTATGGCAGTTGGGATGATGGCAATAGAGAAGATAATGCGCCAGCAACCAAAGACCCAAATTCGGTAGCGCGAGTGGTCGATGGTCAAGATACGGATCGTGACTATTTAGATTTCAAAATTTCCACTTTACCAACAAAAAATGCACCTAATAAATTTGAAGAAGAGAAAGAATATCCTTTTGGTGTAATTTTTAACGAACTTTTACCAAATCCTAAGGGCGATGATTCGGAAAATGAATTTATTGAATTAAAAAATCTCAATGATTTTGAAGTTAATTTAGAAAATTGGCGATTAGAAGACGCCAGTGGGACAAAATTTGTTATTTCTTCACAAAAATTATCTTCGACGAAAATTCCAGGACGTGGCTTTTTTATCCTTTGGCGTCGGGATTCAAAAATCGCTTTAAATAATTCTGGCAGTGAAAGAGTAAAACTCTATCAACCAAATGATAATTTAGTTGATGAAATCAGCTACAGCGGGACAGTTGCTGAAGACATTGCCTATGCCAAAGAGGAAACAAAAAATTGGTTTTTGACTACACAACCAACACCAGGACAAGAGAATATTATTAAGAAGGTTAATCAGAAACCAAAGGCGGTAATCTCGGCACCGAATAAAGCCTTGGTCAACGAAGAAATAATTTTTGATGCTTCTGATTCTTACGATCCAGATGGTGATGGTTTAACTTATCTTTGGGATTTTGGTGACCAGACAAGGAGTAACGAGGTGGTGGCTAAACATTTTTATAAAAAAACAGGCAAATTTAATGTCAAACTTGAAGTTAAGGACAGTCTTGGCGAAAGCGAGGTGGTGAAATTAAGTCTTGAAATTTTACCTAACGAAAAAAAATTTTCTTATAGTCCACTTGAGGCAGAAATTTTTATCAGCGAATTTTTACCTAATCCAAAAGGGAGAGACGAGGCAGAATGGATAGAAATTTTTAATAATGGCGACAGAGAAGTCGATTTGTCGGGTTGGTTTTTAGATGACATGGATGGGGGAAGTAAACCGTATCAAATAAAAGAAGGGATAAAAATTTTGCCAGGTGAACATTTACTTTTTGAACGCAAAGAGACAAAAATTGCTTTAAATAATAATTTTGATTCTGTCAGAATTTTAGATCCAGAAGGAAATTTATTTTTTGAAGTCACCTACGAAAAACCAAAAGAAGGGTTTTCTTATGCTTTAGATGAAAATAGTGAATGGCGGTGGACATCGCTTTTAACCCCTGGTCAGAAAAATTTATTTAGTAGTGAAGAAGAGATAAAAACAAAAAAGTCTTCAGCTAAAATAGCTGGCGAAGGGGAAAAATTTTTAGAAACTCCTTTATCAGAAGTAAGAAATCAAGAGATTGGTGATTTAGTTAAAACCCAAGGTATTGTTTCGGTTGAACCTGGTATTTTAGGAAAACAAATTTTTTATCTGGCTGGCTCAGGAATCCAAATTTATTCTTATCAGAAAGATTTTCCTTCTCTTAAACTCGGTGATCAAATTGAAGTAAGAGGTGAATTGGCCGAATATAAAAACGAAACGAGAATTAAAATTGCTTCCAAAGATGACATTAAAATTTTGGAAAGTAAAACTCCGCCCGAGCCAAAAAAAGTTAAAACTGGCGAGGTTGACGAAAGTTTAGAAGGAAATCTGGTGCTTATTGAAGGACAGTTAATCGAATCGAGAACGAATTATTTTTATTTAGATGATGGCTCCGGCGAAGTTAAAGTTTATCTCAAAGCAACAGCCGGTCTTAAAAAACCAAAAATGAAAGAAGGTAATTGGCTAAGGGTTATTGGCATTGTTGGACAGTATGGCGAAGAATATCGACTTTATCCACGCTATCAAAGTGATTTAGAAATAATTCAAAAACCAGAGGAAGATGTGGTGCTGACAACCGCTTCATTATCTGAAACGAAACCTCTTTTTGAAAGAATTAATCCTTTTTCAAAAAGCAGCCAATCAGAAAAAATCAAATATCTTTCTTTAAGTGCTTTAACTTTGTTGATTATTTTAATTAGTCTTTTACTTCGAAGTCGAAGAAAAAAATATTGAAATAGTCTTCTTATGATCCAATATCCTTATTGTGGCATTGTGGCGAATAAAATTTAAGAAAGTGATGAGAAAAAGTCTTAAAACAAAAAAATAATTTAAATCTATAGCTTGAATTTTTTGGACACCTTTTATTATCATTGTCGTCTGGTTTTTGGCTGGTTTGCGAGTCGTTCAACAATACGAAAGGGGTGTTGTTTTAACTCTTGGCCGTTATTCTTCAACTCGTTTGCCGGGGCTAAATTGGATTCTGGTTGGTATTCAAAAAATGATCAAGGTTGATGTCCGAGTCAGAACTATTGATATTCCTAGACAGGAAGTCATTACTTCTGATAATGTCACTGTTGGTATTAACGCCGTAGTTTTTGTTAGAGTAGAACGAGCCGAAGATGCGGTTTTAAAAGTTCAGGACCATGTCTATGTCATTTCTCAATATGCCTTAGGTGCCTTGCGTGATGTCATTGGTGGCGTAGAACTTGATGTTTTATTAACCCAAAGAGAGAGAATTGCCGAAGAGATTAAAAAAAATTGTTGACCAAGCCACTGAGCCTTGGGGAATTGATGTACCGGAAATTAAAATTCAAGACATTGAACTACCGGCCGAAATAAAAAGAGCCTTGGCAAAGCAAGCCGAGGCGGAAAGAGAAAGACGGGCGGTAATTATTAAAGCCGAAGGTGAATTAAAAGCTTCAGAAAATTTATCGGCAGCAGCGGCAAAATTAGCTAGTATGCCTGGCGGCTTAACTTTAAGAACTTTAAAAACGATTGAACAGATTAATCCCGATCCTTCAAAAACTGTTATTTTCGCTTTACCGATAGAAATTATTGAAGCCTTGAAAAAAAATTGGTAGTCAGAAGTAATTTTATCTCATTTCTTTCA
The Patescibacteria group bacterium genome window above contains:
- a CDS encoding lamin tail domain-containing protein, with amino-acid sequence MIKEAMKKILSWFLSGVLIFSGFFVVLEKPVRAEWANYVVISEFATRGSTSAYDEFVELYNPTENIVDISGWKLQYWGGSTWTTKLTIPSGTKILPHRYYLMSSSSQYFTTTVSDLTHNSYLALADGTAGDPRGIRIITADNMVIDTIIYEADGGTDNSLAEGGKTAPAPNYRANTYNRSVERKPGGESGNGQDTNINGHDFFVRDQRDPTNSQALPRPPIEQPPSSQPQCGNGTCETGESSENCPQDCQLNQPVCGNNLKEEKEECDKTDLAGQTCMTLGFVSGTLSCNNNCTFNTSQCTSGGSYPPPIVEQVKPGDIAINEFVSDPVDGEEEWIELYNNTDKEIDLTNWQIEEGSGVRTTLSGTISSKSFFVVEKIKGYLNNSGDIIILRGANGRIIDQVVYGSWDDGNREDNAPATKDPNSVARVVDGQDTDRDYLDFKISTLPTKNAPNKFEEEKEYPFGVIFNELLPNPKGDDSENEFIELKNLNDFEVNLENWRLEDASGTKFVISSQKLSSTKIPGRGFFILWRRDSKIALNNSGSERVKLYQPNDNLVDEISYSGTVAEDIAYAKEETKNWFLTTQPTPGQENIIKKVNQKPKAVISAPNKALVNEEIIFDASDSYDPDGDGLTYLWDFGDQTRSNEVVAKHFYKKTGKFNVKLEVKDSLGESEVVKLSLEILPNEKKFSYSPLEAEIFISEFLPNPKGRDEAEWIEIFNNGDREVDLSGWFLDDMDGGSKPYQIKEGIKILPGEHLLFERKETKIALNNNFDSVRILDPEGNLFFEVTYEKPKEGFSYALDENSEWRWTSLLTPGQKNLFSSEEEIKTKKSSAKIAGEGEKFLETPLSEVRNQEIGDLVKTQGIVSVEPGILGKQIFYLAGSGIQIYSYQKDFPSLKLGDQIEVRGELAEYKNETRIKIASKDDIKILESKTPPEPKKVKTGEVDESLEGNLVLIEGQLIESRTNYFYLDDGSGEVKVYLKATAGLKKPKMKEGNWLRVIGIVGQYGEEYRLYPRYQSDLEIIQKPEEDVVLTTASLSETKPLFERINPFSKSSQSEKIKYLSLSALTLLIILISLLLRSRRKKY
- a CDS encoding SPFH domain-containing protein, with protein sequence MAGLRVVQQYERGVVLTLGRYSSTRLPGLNWILVGIQKMIKVDVRVRTIDIPRQEVITSDNVTVGINAVVFVRVERAEDAVLKVQDHVYVISQYALGALRDVIGGVELDVLLTQRERIAEEIKKNC
- a CDS encoding SPFH domain-containing protein; this encodes MPKRLKKIVDQATEPWGIDVPEIKIQDIELPAEIKRALAKQAEAERERRAVIIKAEGELKASENLSAAAAKLASMPGGLTLRTLKTIEQINPDPSKTVIFALPIEIIEALKKNW